A genomic window from Camelina sativa cultivar DH55 chromosome 2, Cs, whole genome shotgun sequence includes:
- the LOC104715048 gene encoding uncharacterized protein LOC104715048 produces MNSDSGEAPADGDKASTENSKKRKLKTPIQVMTLENFYNEHKYPTEEMKGKLAEEIGLTEKQVSGWFCHRRLKDKRSVKEDGTNIGSQDRSSIVLQDRGSGLRQDSCGSTKQTDYWNTKPREVESQRLYGGSYMGNADGEDSTSSERSSSLHKNLVSSKDGIRDVESSRYVTHNDVIQHPHVMRSYEYKKPSGYLKVKRASENVSITAVKRQLGRQYQEDGPPLGIQFDPLPPGAFEPQTNAIVQEPIYVGNQRRPHPPHLLGTRKSFNPGPSYELTRKLKMHSPDPDSEEEEEDDDNIMIGMEPGLRDRKSLGEPRLKSPSPSFYNTVPNHKPFQETFNGSPRELPVTNNKKGRISSKSWAEGSRNNMIANFDNLPGNNIKTNQTHNYDKKIFNGGHKTGYLTKSSKLLPPSRSRSPDSIDRGPSSVMAGKFHGERNQTITHREKLHSTDEPLVTKRVKDGYLQQDYAPKSSYSEILEREGQINGSGVELASSLSGDDDETDESSSSSMD; encoded by the exons ATGAACTCAG ATTCAGGCGAGGCACCCGCTGATGGGGATAAAGCGTCTACAGAAAACAGCAAAAAACGGAAGCTTAAGACTCCTATCCAAGTTATGACGCTGGAGAATTTCTACAATG AGCATAAGTATCCAACGGAAGAAATGAAGGGTAAGTTGGCAGAGGAAATAGGATTAACTGAGAAGCAAGTTTCTGGTTGGTTCTGTCATAGAAGGTTAAAAGACAAACGTTCTGTGAAAGAAGATGGGACCAACATCGGGAGCCAAGATAGGTCAAGCATTGTTCTTCAGGATCGTGGAAGCGGGCTTCGACAGGATTCATGTGGTAGCACTAAGCAAACGGATTATTGGAACACGAAACCTAGGGAAGTTGAAAGTCAAAGGCTTTATGGGGGATCTTACATGGGAAATGCTGATGGTGAAGATAGTACATCTTCTGAACGTAGCTCATCATTACACAAGAATCTTGTCTCTAGCAAAGATGGAATCCGCGATGTGGAAAGTTCTAGATATGTTACGCATAATGACGTTATCCAGCATCCTCATGTTATGAGAAGCTATGAGTATAAGAAGCCTTCGGGATACTTGAAAGTGAAGAGAGCGAGTGAGAATGTTTCTATCACAGCTGTAAAGAGACAATTAGGAAGACAATACCAAGAGGATGGTCCACCTCTGGGGATTCAATTTGATCCTCTTCCTCCTGGTGCATTTGAGCCTCAAACTAATGCTATAGTTCAAG AGCCAATCTATGTTGGGAATCAAAGACGGCCTCACCCTCCACATTTACTTGGAACGAGGAAGAGCTTTAATCCTGGTCCT AGCTATGAGTTAACTCGTAAACTGAAGATGCATTCGCCAGATCCAGattcggaggaggaggaggaggatgatgacaACATAATGATTGGAATGGAGCCTGGTCTAAGAGACAGAAAGAGTCTTGGGGAACCAAGACTGAAATCCCCTTCTCCCAGTTTCTATAATACTGTCCCTAACCACAAACCCTTTCAAGAGACATTCAATGGTTCACCACGAGAACTCCCGGTAACTAACAACAAGAAGGGTCGAATAAGCTCCAAAAGTTGGGCTGAAGGTTCGAGAAACAATATGATTGCCAACTTCGATAATCTTCCTGGAAACAATATTAAAACCAATCAAACTCATAATTACGATAAAAAGATTTTCAACGGTGGACACAAGACCGGATATCTAACTAAATCTTCAAAGCTGTTGCCTCCGAGTAGAAGCCGATCCCCTGACTCTATAGATAGAGGTCCATCTTCTGTGATG GCGGGAAAGTTTCACGGAGAGAGGAATCAAACGATTACACATAGAGAGAAATTGCATTCGACTGATGAACCGCTG GTTACAAAGCGAGTGAAAGATGGCTATCTTCAGCAAGATTATGCACCAAAATCATCATACAGCGAGATTCTAGAAAGAGAAGGCCAGATAAATGG GTCTGGCGTGGAATTGGCCTCTAGTTTAAGTGGGGACGATGATGAGACAGACGAATCTAGTAGCTCTTCTATGGATTGA